A region from the Kryptolebias marmoratus isolate JLee-2015 linkage group LG9, ASM164957v2, whole genome shotgun sequence genome encodes:
- the sept6 gene encoding septin-6 isoform X2, whose translation MASTEIARQAGEGVRGVPLAGHVGFDSMPDQLVNKSVNRGFCFNILCVGETGLGKSTLMDTLFNTKFEGEPTQHNQPGVTLKSYTYELQESNVRLKLTVVNTVGFGDQINKEDSYKSIVEFIDAQFEAYLQEELKIKRTLHSYHDTRIHACLYFIAPTGHSLKSLDLVTMKKLDSKVNIIPIIAKSDAISKSELAKFKIKITSELVSNGVQIYQFPTDDESVAEINSTMNSHLPFAVVGSTEEVKIGNKMVKARQYPWGTVQVENENHCDFVKLREMLIRVNMEDLREQTHTRHYELYRRCKLEEMGFKDTDPDSKPFSLQETYEAKRNEFMGELQKKEEEMRQMFVQRVKEKEAELKEAEKELHEKFDRLKKLHQDEKKKLEEKKKSLDDEVNIFKQKKTAAELLLNQAQQAGGSTTLKRDKERKNFF comes from the exons ATGGCGTCAACTGAGATAGCAAGGCAAGCT GGCGAAGGAGTTCGTGGCGTTCCTCTGGCAGGCCATGTTGGCTTTGACAGTATGCCTGACCAGCTGGTCAACAAGTCTGTCAACCGCGGCTTTTGCTTCAACATCCTCTGCGTTG GTGAGACGGGTCTCGGTAAGTCCACTCTGATGGACACGCTGTTCAACACCAAGTTCGAGGGGGAGCCCACCCAGCATAACCAGCCTGGAGTCACGCTGAAGTCCTACACCTACGAGCTGCAGGAGAGTAACGTGCGCCTCAAACTCACTGTCGTCAACACAGTGGGCTTTGGAGACCAGATTAATAAGGAggacag CTACAAATCCATTGTGGAGTTCATCGATGCCCAGTTTGAGGCttacctgcaggaggagctgaaaaTCAAGCGCACACTACACAGCTACCACGACACCCGCATCCACGCATGCTTGTACTTCATCGCTCCGACGGGACACTCGCTGAAATCTCTGGACCTGGTGACAATGAAAAAACTCGATAGCAAG gtCAATATCATCCCAATCATTGCCAAGTCAGACGCCATCTCGAAGAGCGAACTGGCCAAGTTCAAAATCAAAATCACCAGCGAGCTGGTCAGTAACGGGGTCCAGATCTACCAGTTCCCCACCGATGACGAGTCTGTGGCAGAAATCAACTCCACCATGAAC AGCCATTTGCCTTTTGCTGTGGTGGGGAGCACCGAGGAAGTGAAGATTGGGAATAAGATGGTGAAGGCCCGGCAGTACCCCTGGGGGACGGTGCAAG tGGAAAATGAAAATCACTGTGATTTTGTCAAACTCCGGGAAATGCTGATTAGAGTGAACATGGAGGACCTGCGGGAACAGACTCACACGCGCCACTATGAGCTCTACCGCCGCTGCAAGCTGGAGGAAATGGGCTTTAAAGACACGGACCCTGACAGCAAACCCTTCAG TCTGCAGGAGACCTATGAGGCAAAGCGGAACGAGTTCATGGGTGAACTGcagaagaaggaagaagaaatgagGCAAATGTTCGTCCAGCGGGTCAAAGAGAAGGAGGCCGAGCTCAAAGAAGCAGAGAAGGAG CTGCACGAGAAGTTTGACCGCTTGAAGAAGCTCCACCAGGACGAGAAAAAGAAactggaggagaagaagaagtctCTAGACGATGAAGTCAACatattcaaacagaaaaagactgcGGCAGAGCTTTTGCTGAACCAAGCCCAGCAGGCAGGGGGCTCCACCACGCTGAAGAGggacaaagagaggaaaaa CTTCTTTTAA
- the sept6 gene encoding septin-6 isoform X1: MASTEIARQAGEGVRGVPLAGHVGFDSMPDQLVNKSVNRGFCFNILCVGETGLGKSTLMDTLFNTKFEGEPTQHNQPGVTLKSYTYELQESNVRLKLTVVNTVGFGDQINKEDSYKSIVEFIDAQFEAYLQEELKIKRTLHSYHDTRIHACLYFIAPTGHSLKSLDLVTMKKLDSKVNIIPIIAKSDAISKSELAKFKIKITSELVSNGVQIYQFPTDDESVAEINSTMNSHLPFAVVGSTEEVKIGNKMVKARQYPWGTVQVENENHCDFVKLREMLIRVNMEDLREQTHTRHYELYRRCKLEEMGFKDTDPDSKPFSLQETYEAKRNEFMGELQKKEEEMRQMFVQRVKEKEAELKEAEKELHEKFDRLKKLHQDEKKKLEEKKKSLDDEVNIFKQKKTAAELLLNQAQQAGGSTTLKRDKERKNNPWLCTE, encoded by the exons ATGGCGTCAACTGAGATAGCAAGGCAAGCT GGCGAAGGAGTTCGTGGCGTTCCTCTGGCAGGCCATGTTGGCTTTGACAGTATGCCTGACCAGCTGGTCAACAAGTCTGTCAACCGCGGCTTTTGCTTCAACATCCTCTGCGTTG GTGAGACGGGTCTCGGTAAGTCCACTCTGATGGACACGCTGTTCAACACCAAGTTCGAGGGGGAGCCCACCCAGCATAACCAGCCTGGAGTCACGCTGAAGTCCTACACCTACGAGCTGCAGGAGAGTAACGTGCGCCTCAAACTCACTGTCGTCAACACAGTGGGCTTTGGAGACCAGATTAATAAGGAggacag CTACAAATCCATTGTGGAGTTCATCGATGCCCAGTTTGAGGCttacctgcaggaggagctgaaaaTCAAGCGCACACTACACAGCTACCACGACACCCGCATCCACGCATGCTTGTACTTCATCGCTCCGACGGGACACTCGCTGAAATCTCTGGACCTGGTGACAATGAAAAAACTCGATAGCAAG gtCAATATCATCCCAATCATTGCCAAGTCAGACGCCATCTCGAAGAGCGAACTGGCCAAGTTCAAAATCAAAATCACCAGCGAGCTGGTCAGTAACGGGGTCCAGATCTACCAGTTCCCCACCGATGACGAGTCTGTGGCAGAAATCAACTCCACCATGAAC AGCCATTTGCCTTTTGCTGTGGTGGGGAGCACCGAGGAAGTGAAGATTGGGAATAAGATGGTGAAGGCCCGGCAGTACCCCTGGGGGACGGTGCAAG tGGAAAATGAAAATCACTGTGATTTTGTCAAACTCCGGGAAATGCTGATTAGAGTGAACATGGAGGACCTGCGGGAACAGACTCACACGCGCCACTATGAGCTCTACCGCCGCTGCAAGCTGGAGGAAATGGGCTTTAAAGACACGGACCCTGACAGCAAACCCTTCAG TCTGCAGGAGACCTATGAGGCAAAGCGGAACGAGTTCATGGGTGAACTGcagaagaaggaagaagaaatgagGCAAATGTTCGTCCAGCGGGTCAAAGAGAAGGAGGCCGAGCTCAAAGAAGCAGAGAAGGAG CTGCACGAGAAGTTTGACCGCTTGAAGAAGCTCCACCAGGACGAGAAAAAGAAactggaggagaagaagaagtctCTAGACGATGAAGTCAACatattcaaacagaaaaagactgcGGCAGAGCTTTTGCTGAACCAAGCCCAGCAGGCAGGGGGCTCCACCACGCTGAAGAGggacaaagagaggaaaaa TAATCCGTGGCTCTGCACTGAGTAG
- the sept6 gene encoding septin-6 isoform X3 has product MASTEIARQAGEGVRGVPLAGHVGFDSMPDQLVNKSVNRGFCFNILCVGETGLGKSTLMDTLFNTKFEGEPTQHNQPGVTLKSYTYELQESNVRLKLTVVNTVGFGDQINKEDSYKSIVEFIDAQFEAYLQEELKIKRTLHSYHDTRIHACLYFIAPTGHSLKSLDLVTMKKLDSKVNIIPIIAKSDAISKSELAKFKIKITSELVSNGVQIYQFPTDDESVAEINSTMNSHLPFAVVGSTEEVKIGNKMVKARQYPWGTVQVENENHCDFVKLREMLIRVNMEDLREQTHTRHYELYRRCKLEEMGFKDTDPDSKPFSLQETYEAKRNEFMGELQKKEEEMRQMFVQRVKEKEAELKEAEKELHEKFDRLKKLHQDEKKKLEEKKKSLDDEVNIFKQKKTAAELLLNQAQQAGGSTTLKRDKERKN; this is encoded by the exons ATGGCGTCAACTGAGATAGCAAGGCAAGCT GGCGAAGGAGTTCGTGGCGTTCCTCTGGCAGGCCATGTTGGCTTTGACAGTATGCCTGACCAGCTGGTCAACAAGTCTGTCAACCGCGGCTTTTGCTTCAACATCCTCTGCGTTG GTGAGACGGGTCTCGGTAAGTCCACTCTGATGGACACGCTGTTCAACACCAAGTTCGAGGGGGAGCCCACCCAGCATAACCAGCCTGGAGTCACGCTGAAGTCCTACACCTACGAGCTGCAGGAGAGTAACGTGCGCCTCAAACTCACTGTCGTCAACACAGTGGGCTTTGGAGACCAGATTAATAAGGAggacag CTACAAATCCATTGTGGAGTTCATCGATGCCCAGTTTGAGGCttacctgcaggaggagctgaaaaTCAAGCGCACACTACACAGCTACCACGACACCCGCATCCACGCATGCTTGTACTTCATCGCTCCGACGGGACACTCGCTGAAATCTCTGGACCTGGTGACAATGAAAAAACTCGATAGCAAG gtCAATATCATCCCAATCATTGCCAAGTCAGACGCCATCTCGAAGAGCGAACTGGCCAAGTTCAAAATCAAAATCACCAGCGAGCTGGTCAGTAACGGGGTCCAGATCTACCAGTTCCCCACCGATGACGAGTCTGTGGCAGAAATCAACTCCACCATGAAC AGCCATTTGCCTTTTGCTGTGGTGGGGAGCACCGAGGAAGTGAAGATTGGGAATAAGATGGTGAAGGCCCGGCAGTACCCCTGGGGGACGGTGCAAG tGGAAAATGAAAATCACTGTGATTTTGTCAAACTCCGGGAAATGCTGATTAGAGTGAACATGGAGGACCTGCGGGAACAGACTCACACGCGCCACTATGAGCTCTACCGCCGCTGCAAGCTGGAGGAAATGGGCTTTAAAGACACGGACCCTGACAGCAAACCCTTCAG TCTGCAGGAGACCTATGAGGCAAAGCGGAACGAGTTCATGGGTGAACTGcagaagaaggaagaagaaatgagGCAAATGTTCGTCCAGCGGGTCAAAGAGAAGGAGGCCGAGCTCAAAGAAGCAGAGAAGGAG CTGCACGAGAAGTTTGACCGCTTGAAGAAGCTCCACCAGGACGAGAAAAAGAAactggaggagaagaagaagtctCTAGACGATGAAGTCAACatattcaaacagaaaaagactgcGGCAGAGCTTTTGCTGAACCAAGCCCAGCAGGCAGGGGGCTCCACCACGCTGAAGAGggacaaagagaggaaaaa TTAA
- the sept6 gene encoding septin-6 isoform X4, which yields MASTEIARQAGEGVRGVPLAGHVGFDSMPDQLVNKSVNRGFCFNILCVGETGLGKSTLMDTLFNTKFEGEPTQHNQPGVTLKSYTYELQESNVRLKLTVVNTVGFGDQINKEDSYKSIVEFIDAQFEAYLQEELKIKRTLHSYHDTRIHACLYFIAPTGHSLKSLDLVTMKKLDSKVNIIPIIAKSDAISKSELAKFKIKITSELVSNGVQIYQFPTDDESVAEINSTMNSHLPFAVVGSTEEVKIGNKMVKARQYPWGTVQVENENHCDFVKLREMLIRVNMEDLREQTHTRHYELYRRCKLEEMGFKDTDPDSKPFSLQETYEAKRNEFMGELQKKEEEMRQMFVQRVKEKEAELKEAEKELHEKFDRLKKLHQDEKKKLEEKKKSLDDEVNIFKQKKTAAELLLNQAQQAGGSTTLKRDKERKN from the exons ATGGCGTCAACTGAGATAGCAAGGCAAGCT GGCGAAGGAGTTCGTGGCGTTCCTCTGGCAGGCCATGTTGGCTTTGACAGTATGCCTGACCAGCTGGTCAACAAGTCTGTCAACCGCGGCTTTTGCTTCAACATCCTCTGCGTTG GTGAGACGGGTCTCGGTAAGTCCACTCTGATGGACACGCTGTTCAACACCAAGTTCGAGGGGGAGCCCACCCAGCATAACCAGCCTGGAGTCACGCTGAAGTCCTACACCTACGAGCTGCAGGAGAGTAACGTGCGCCTCAAACTCACTGTCGTCAACACAGTGGGCTTTGGAGACCAGATTAATAAGGAggacag CTACAAATCCATTGTGGAGTTCATCGATGCCCAGTTTGAGGCttacctgcaggaggagctgaaaaTCAAGCGCACACTACACAGCTACCACGACACCCGCATCCACGCATGCTTGTACTTCATCGCTCCGACGGGACACTCGCTGAAATCTCTGGACCTGGTGACAATGAAAAAACTCGATAGCAAG gtCAATATCATCCCAATCATTGCCAAGTCAGACGCCATCTCGAAGAGCGAACTGGCCAAGTTCAAAATCAAAATCACCAGCGAGCTGGTCAGTAACGGGGTCCAGATCTACCAGTTCCCCACCGATGACGAGTCTGTGGCAGAAATCAACTCCACCATGAAC AGCCATTTGCCTTTTGCTGTGGTGGGGAGCACCGAGGAAGTGAAGATTGGGAATAAGATGGTGAAGGCCCGGCAGTACCCCTGGGGGACGGTGCAAG tGGAAAATGAAAATCACTGTGATTTTGTCAAACTCCGGGAAATGCTGATTAGAGTGAACATGGAGGACCTGCGGGAACAGACTCACACGCGCCACTATGAGCTCTACCGCCGCTGCAAGCTGGAGGAAATGGGCTTTAAAGACACGGACCCTGACAGCAAACCCTTCAG TCTGCAGGAGACCTATGAGGCAAAGCGGAACGAGTTCATGGGTGAACTGcagaagaaggaagaagaaatgagGCAAATGTTCGTCCAGCGGGTCAAAGAGAAGGAGGCCGAGCTCAAAGAAGCAGAGAAGGAG CTGCACGAGAAGTTTGACCGCTTGAAGAAGCTCCACCAGGACGAGAAAAAGAAactggaggagaagaagaagtctCTAGACGATGAAGTCAACatattcaaacagaaaaagactgcGGCAGAGCTTTTGCTGAACCAAGCCCAGCAGGCAGGGGGCTCCACCACGCTGAAGAGggacaaagagaggaaaaa CTGA
- the sept6 gene encoding septin-6 isoform X5, translated as MADNLGEGVRGVPLAGHVGFDSMPDQLVNKSVNRGFCFNILCVGETGLGKSTLMDTLFNTKFEGEPTQHNQPGVTLKSYTYELQESNVRLKLTVVNTVGFGDQINKEDSYKSIVEFIDAQFEAYLQEELKIKRTLHSYHDTRIHACLYFIAPTGHSLKSLDLVTMKKLDSKVNIIPIIAKSDAISKSELAKFKIKITSELVSNGVQIYQFPTDDESVAEINSTMNSHLPFAVVGSTEEVKIGNKMVKARQYPWGTVQVENENHCDFVKLREMLIRVNMEDLREQTHTRHYELYRRCKLEEMGFKDTDPDSKPFSLQETYEAKRNEFMGELQKKEEEMRQMFVQRVKEKEAELKEAEKELHEKFDRLKKLHQDEKKKLEEKKKSLDDEVNIFKQKKTAAELLLNQAQQAGGSTTLKRDKERKNNPWLCTE; from the exons ATGGCGGATAATTTG GGCGAAGGAGTTCGTGGCGTTCCTCTGGCAGGCCATGTTGGCTTTGACAGTATGCCTGACCAGCTGGTCAACAAGTCTGTCAACCGCGGCTTTTGCTTCAACATCCTCTGCGTTG GTGAGACGGGTCTCGGTAAGTCCACTCTGATGGACACGCTGTTCAACACCAAGTTCGAGGGGGAGCCCACCCAGCATAACCAGCCTGGAGTCACGCTGAAGTCCTACACCTACGAGCTGCAGGAGAGTAACGTGCGCCTCAAACTCACTGTCGTCAACACAGTGGGCTTTGGAGACCAGATTAATAAGGAggacag CTACAAATCCATTGTGGAGTTCATCGATGCCCAGTTTGAGGCttacctgcaggaggagctgaaaaTCAAGCGCACACTACACAGCTACCACGACACCCGCATCCACGCATGCTTGTACTTCATCGCTCCGACGGGACACTCGCTGAAATCTCTGGACCTGGTGACAATGAAAAAACTCGATAGCAAG gtCAATATCATCCCAATCATTGCCAAGTCAGACGCCATCTCGAAGAGCGAACTGGCCAAGTTCAAAATCAAAATCACCAGCGAGCTGGTCAGTAACGGGGTCCAGATCTACCAGTTCCCCACCGATGACGAGTCTGTGGCAGAAATCAACTCCACCATGAAC AGCCATTTGCCTTTTGCTGTGGTGGGGAGCACCGAGGAAGTGAAGATTGGGAATAAGATGGTGAAGGCCCGGCAGTACCCCTGGGGGACGGTGCAAG tGGAAAATGAAAATCACTGTGATTTTGTCAAACTCCGGGAAATGCTGATTAGAGTGAACATGGAGGACCTGCGGGAACAGACTCACACGCGCCACTATGAGCTCTACCGCCGCTGCAAGCTGGAGGAAATGGGCTTTAAAGACACGGACCCTGACAGCAAACCCTTCAG TCTGCAGGAGACCTATGAGGCAAAGCGGAACGAGTTCATGGGTGAACTGcagaagaaggaagaagaaatgagGCAAATGTTCGTCCAGCGGGTCAAAGAGAAGGAGGCCGAGCTCAAAGAAGCAGAGAAGGAG CTGCACGAGAAGTTTGACCGCTTGAAGAAGCTCCACCAGGACGAGAAAAAGAAactggaggagaagaagaagtctCTAGACGATGAAGTCAACatattcaaacagaaaaagactgcGGCAGAGCTTTTGCTGAACCAAGCCCAGCAGGCAGGGGGCTCCACCACGCTGAAGAGggacaaagagaggaaaaa TAATCCGTGGCTCTGCACTGAGTAG
- the nkrf gene encoding NF-kappa-B-repressing factor translates to MAEGIDSGEMPSFDPSPGSEAKKRPSSSDGRDEPMRKMPITKFGSRPRFEPVHFVSGGSSGGTGTDEKENDKERRRSESYGTRQRDSQHSSSYSSSRAHGFSSLRPAFDRVPSHSSDFWGSHRDRDRDREISSGGTSGLGYGSRGLSLNFMTKTQHDYTAKYEAHTSSHSLDSYSKPNRYNGYGGASRPGTWDSGRQGIGFGHQDRPSLSGPFSRVYNSPGRSSPNVSHSGSLQPLPISQPTLAEKQRLIVNVGNALAAAFRDPVLITGSDSPNYNFMLSRSIQACKTNPEYIYVNLKDIPQADLPKNRKVPTDGYACELRCQGVYLATGYSGSKNGARDRASEQAVKLFLKPVEVRVVQRKYRHLMVNDMVVCQMHSPTPAFLPALRNPEDKPAPSSKGQYEPDRHKHWTEFVVMDNAHDAICILNNSNAFNRMKIDYKFEQLPNNLWLCRVFLQDELVAQATGSKKSSKHAAAEEAVRKLRMNQAHREQQQQQSQYFRGNNQFDSSEGFGPQGNRKKQLSELVILENSDNAICIINDTAQFNKVTADYKFSVLPDHRWKCEVYLEGQYVAAGIGPKKIVKHIAANEALATLRQTQAVVKSNLRKEGHTDTISRSQILARSGEEAMKQEIKEDNIGNQLLRKMGWKGGGLGRDGEGIAEPIRVKEQFSREGLGMDMDKTGNQLSKRDIEDIIRNYASSDRTDDLRFSNELTNDERKQIHQISQKYGLRSKSYGQGRQRFLVVSRKVQKDQLIGQLLQEGQVGRYELVKPQASH, encoded by the exons ATGGCAGAAGGGATCGACTCTGGCGAAATGCCCTCTTTTGACCCAAGTCCTGGTTCTGAAGCAAAAAAGAGACCTTCATCTTCTGATGGCC GAGACGAGCCCATGAGGAAAATGCCTATCACAAAATTTGGTTCCAGACCTCGCTTTGAACCCGTGCACTTTGTCAGTGGTGGAAGCAGCGGAGGGACTGGCACTGATGAGAAGGAGAACGATAAGGAGCGCAGGAGGAGTGAGTCGTATGGGACGAGACAGCGGGACTCTCAGCACTCCTCCtcctacagcagcagcagagcgcATGGCTTCTCTTCCCTCAGGCCTGCTTTTGATCGTGTGCCATCTCACTCAAGTGACTTTTGGGGTTCCCACAGGGACAGGGATAGAGACAGAGAGATTTCCTCAGGTGGCACTAGTGGACTAGGTTACGGAAGTCGGGGGCTTTCTTTAAATTTcatgacaaaaacacagcatgACTACACAGCCAAGTACGAAGCCCACACCTCTTCTCACAGTTTGGACTCTTATAGCAAACCCAACAGATACAATGGGTATGGGGGAGCGAGCAGACCTGGAACCTGGGATTCAGGACGTCAGGGTATAGGCTTCGGTCATCAGGACAGACCGTCACTGAGCGGGCCTTTTAGCAGAGTCTATAACAGCCCAGGGAGGAGCAGTCCTAATGTGTCTCATTCTGGATCTTTGCAGCCTCTTCCAATATCTCAACCCACATTAGCTGAAAAGCAAAGGCTGATTGTTAATGTTGGTAATGCACTGGCTGCTGCCTTCAGGGACCCTGTTTTAATAACTGGGAGTGACTCACCAAACTATAATTTTATGCTGAGCCGCAGCATCCAGGCTTGCAAAACCAACCCTGAGTACATTTATGTCAACCTGAAGGATATTCCTCAGGCTGACCTGCCAAAGAACAGAAAAGTACCGACGGATGGTTATGCCTGTGAGCTGAGATGTCAGGGTGTGTATCTGGCTACGGGATACTCCGGCAGTAAAAATGGAGCGAGGGACCGGGCTTCTGAGCAGGCTGTAAAACTTTTCCTAAAACCAGTTGAGGTTCGTGTTGTGCAGCGTAAATACAGACACTTAATGGTCAACGACATGGTTGTGTGCCAGATGCACAGCCCGACACCAGCATTTCTACCCGCACTCCGGAACCCAGAAGATAAACCAGCGCCCAGCTCTAAGGGTCAGTATGAGCCTGACAGACATAAACACTGGACAGAGTTTGTGGTTATGGACAACGCTCATGACGCCATCTGCATTTTGAACAACTCTAATGCTTTCAATCGCATGAAGATCGACTACAAGTTTGAACAGCTACCCAACAACTTGTGGCTGTGCAGAGTTTTCCTGCAGGATGAGCTGGTGGCGCAGGCGACGGGATCGAAAAAGAGCTCAAAGCACGCAGCGGCCGAAGAAGCGGTGAGAAAACTTCGCATGAACCAAGCACAcagagaacagcagcagcaacagtcGCAGTACTTCAGAGGAAATAACCAGTTTGATTCTAGCGAAGGTTTTGGGCCACAGggtaacagaaagaaacagctGAGTGAGCTGGTGATTTTGGAGAACTCTGACAACGCAATCTGCATCATCAACGACACCGCTCAGTTTAATAAAGTGACTGCTGATTACAAGTTCTCAGTTCTGCCTGATCATCGCTGGAAGTGCGAAGTTTACCTTGAAGGACAATACGTTGCTGCAGGAATCGGGCCAAAGAAAATAGTGAAGCACATTGCAGCAAACGAAGCTTTAGCCACTTTGAGACAGACCCAGGCTGTAGTCAAATCCAACCTGAGGAAGGAGGGACACACAGACACTATATCCCGTTCCCAGATTCTGGCTCGCTCGGGTGAGGAGGCCATGAAGCAGGAGATCAAGGAGGACAACATCGGGAACCAGCTGCTCCGCAAGATGGGCTGGAAAGGCGGAGGTCTGGGCCGAGACGGGGAAGGCATCGCAGAACCAATCAGAGTGAAGGAGCAGTTTTCCAGAGAAGGTTTGGGCATGGACATGGACAAGACGGGAAACCAGCTCAGCAAGCGTGACATCGAGGACATCATTCGCAACTACGCCAGTTCAGACCGAACGGACGACCTTCGATTCTCCAACGAACTCACCAACGACGAACGCAAGCAGATTCACCAGATTTCCCAGAAATATGGCCTCCGAAGCAAGTCGTACGGACAGGGCCGGCAGCGGTTCCTTGTCGTCAGTCGGAAAGTACAGAAAGACCAGCTGATTGGCCAGCTTTTACAGGAAGGACAGGTGGGACGATACGAGCTTGTCAAACCTCAGGCCTCTCATTAA
- the ube2a gene encoding ubiquitin-conjugating enzyme E2 A isoform X1, translating into MSTPARRRLMRDFKRLQEDPPAGVSGAPSENNIMVWNAVIFGPEGTPFEDGTFKLTIEFTEEYPNKPPTVRFVSKMFHPNVYADGSICLDILQNRWSPTYDVSSILTSIQSLLDEPNPNSPANSQAAQLYQENKREYEKRVSAIVEQSWRDC; encoded by the exons ATGTCAACTCCAGCAAGACGACGTTTAATGAGAGACTTTAAACG ACTTCAAGAAGATCCTCCAGCTGGAGTTAGTGGAGCCCCATCAGAAAATAATATCATGGTCTGGAACGCTGTCATTTTTGG accAGAGGGAACACCTTTTGAAGATG gAACCTTCAAACTTACCATAGAATTCACGGAAGAGTATCCAAATAAACCTCCAACAGTGCGATttgtctccaaaatgtttcatCCTAATG TGTATGCAGATGGTAGCATATGCTTAGATATACTTCAGAATCGTTGGAGTCCGACCTATGATGTCTCTTCAATCTTAACTTCAATACAG TCTTTACTGGATGAGCCAAACCCCAACAGTCCAGCCAACAGCCAGGCAGCCCAGCTCTACCAGGAAAACAAACGGGAGTATGAAAAGAGGGTTTCCGCTATTGTTGAACAGAGTTGGCGTGACTGTTGA
- the ube2a gene encoding ubiquitin-conjugating enzyme E2 A isoform X2, producing MVWNAVIFGPEGTPFEDGTFKLTIEFTEEYPNKPPTVRFVSKMFHPNVYADGSICLDILQNRWSPTYDVSSILTSIQSLLDEPNPNSPANSQAAQLYQENKREYEKRVSAIVEQSWRDC from the exons ATGGTCTGGAACGCTGTCATTTTTGG accAGAGGGAACACCTTTTGAAGATG gAACCTTCAAACTTACCATAGAATTCACGGAAGAGTATCCAAATAAACCTCCAACAGTGCGATttgtctccaaaatgtttcatCCTAATG TGTATGCAGATGGTAGCATATGCTTAGATATACTTCAGAATCGTTGGAGTCCGACCTATGATGTCTCTTCAATCTTAACTTCAATACAG TCTTTACTGGATGAGCCAAACCCCAACAGTCCAGCCAACAGCCAGGCAGCCCAGCTCTACCAGGAAAACAAACGGGAGTATGAAAAGAGGGTTTCCGCTATTGTTGAACAGAGTTGGCGTGACTGTTGA